The DNA sequence TAGTTACATAAGTTGATGTGGCCTACGTTAACTTTTAAGTGATTTTCTATTTAAGTGGtgatataacaagttatttAAATTGTGTCGCATCAACTTTCGTGATAGAAATTCTATCTAGAGTCCCAGGTGGGAGAAGGACTGCATGTGCAAACCCATTGATGTATGGGAGCAAAATGGGAGAAAACATCATTTTGagaagtatattattttaattcatgaTAATGAGTACCTTGAGTAGAACTAGGGCAAGGTTTTCACTTCTTCAAGTGCAATGACACAACTCAAAACACGTCTAGAAAGACAAATGCTAGAGATTAGTACTCTTAATTCATGATAAGCTTTTCATGGGCTACATTAAGCCGAAAGAAATTCAAGCTTAcaacaagaataaaaagaacaagaagagaagaaaaatataatcttcatcttaaattttatcattctcaatcatACATCTTATGAGGCACATTTGAAGTGTATTGCATCAGCAAAGGTAACTGAAAATAACAAGATATACGATGGAGAGTAGCAATATTAAAAACCCAGTACCACAAACATCCTGCAAGTCTAATGATCAAATGCAATGAGTCGAGGCCAACCAGCATAGTGACTCGTTGGCAATGGCCAAGCTTAAAAGTAAATTGATTATAGAGAGGGCATCAACACTGAGGAAACACCCTCCTCCCCTTACTTGAGGATATCTTTTGCTTTATGGTCGCAAGGTGTCATCACCGGACATGAGGCAGCATAAGCAACTCTCCAGTTAGGATGGGGAGGTGGCGCTGCAAATATGGCCAATTCCACCCATTCCAAAGCCAACGATGAGCCCCATGATCTGAAACTAAATAATCTGGATTTTTGCAGAGACTGCAACTGGAACTTCATTTTGTTCTGAATTGGGCATGTTGGTGGGAGAGTGgtgatgtttttcttttatatgctCAGTTATTCCAAAGCTCTTCTAGCACGCAAGGGAGGGAATGACCTAGAGGCAAAGATAACTGATTctatttgtagattttttttttttaattaattcaaaaaagtAAAGGGTAGGCAAGCAaggaatattttcttttattttttattttattttttgaaaaaagagtcAAATTGGATATGAAAAGGGTTTCTCTCAGAAATATTTGCTTGTGGAAAGTGCTAGTTAGCTGAAGTCATCTGTCTTCctagtttaaaattatttttgaaaaaatgattgCTTTTACGTAtaagagaaaatatttacagcTTTGAAATACAACATTATGtaattctcatctcactgtGCTGACGTGACATTATTTATAGCTCTCGaatcaactatttttttcttaaaaaatatatctttaatAAATAAAGCCATGtcaaaataatgaaatgagagaaaaagaagattactatattatataacataactCACATGTGTGATTATCTGCCAAATCtaccatcatttttataattatttttttaagggtgttcaatgataaaataaggtaaataattattaatttggtttttgaaaTAGATTAGAAAACGGAATAGAAGAGTAACTTTGAGAAGAAATGAGTATTTTCTTTCCATTGTTCTTCACTGTAATTGATTCGCAAGAATGTGTATTGAGTTTCATCATATTAACTCAAGTAAATTGATTTTGACATTCAcatcgagtttttttttttttttcttttttgccctatttataacatttaaaatcacttaaataagttttttttaagaaaaatggtaGTTGTGATTGTGCAAAACCcatataattactttaaaaaatagtgaataaatataatatccaaataaaaaaattaattttttaacaatagaccccactctttttcaaagcaactaCACGACGTTTGTACACTCCACAACTGTATGTAGAATTACTCATAAACACCATACAattaatgaataaaatgaaGTATTTAATTGGCTTAGAATAGCTGTGAATTTTCAAATACGTCCACAACAAAAGGTGGATGGGTCTGTTTCAATTTTCTAATACCATGAGATATGGTCCACAACAATGCCCCTATGGGTAAAATAAACCCTTTGCAATTCCCAGAACCACGTTCATCAAGACTTTCTgaactaaaatatatatgtggAGTGGTATGTAACTTCACAGAACCATACCATATACAAATAAACAGCAATTACAAGTGCAGATACTGACATTCTTTTCTCATCGATTCCAGATTCTGTgttaagttaaaataaaagcCAATGTACAACGGATTCCAGAGACACAAATGTATGGTGTTAACATGGGACACTAGATATTAGAGCAGCTCTGACCAAGATAAATCTTCGGTCCTTTCACCATATCTGGGTTTGAGACAGTAAAGTGCGAGATATGAAACATGATGGTAAATGCCGATGAACTAAGCCAGAATTTACCTCACTGAAATATACGACCAGGTAAGGGTGAGTCGTGGCCAATCAGGAGGATGAGTTCACCGACGCAATGATGCCATCAATGGCTAGAAGCTTGGTCACTTActctttcattaaaaaataagaagaataagCAGTAGCTGTTATCAAGAGCCTGTCTGCAGTGAAAGAAGAGACTCTTGCTTGCCTGCAATAAAACCTTTAAGTTCTGTTGGGGCAACGACCAAATTCAACCACTCTTGTAGCTCTTCACCTTCGACTTTCTCTTTCTCTGAACAAGAAACACCGTCAGAACATCATGGCCAACTGTAGCCAGACTTGTTATCATATAGGCAACACTTATTTAACATATCAATCTGTATATTAAAGGTCAACTTATGAGACCGCCCCTAGACTCATGCTGAGTGTATCCTGAACAAACCTCCTATTTCGGCCAATCAAATTACTGGAAATAAGCTGGAAGAGAGCTTTCTACAAGTTTCCAACACTTGAATGTATTTTCTCAGACTTTGAGCTTGTCTAAGAGGTTGATTAGGCAGTTTCAATTGTGCTTAAATCAGGTCTTATATCTATGGTTCCTACATTGCTTGATTTGGGTAATGGAGATGATTTTCCTAACAAGATTTTGTTAGACTTTAGCTTCTATGAAAAGGTCAAAATGATGTCAAACAaatttaagttttcaaatttcaatcgaTAAAAAGATTCAACAGCTTTACACTTGATCAGGGACCTTTTCTTCCTCCTTTCCTGATTCTTAAATTGCCCTTATGATTAaactttttccctctctctacAATTATCTGCTCTGCCATGTTCTTTGAGAAATTAAAAACTGACCTAGTTTATATACTTTCTAAGCCTTGTGGTTTTCATAATCACGAAAATCTTCTGACAATTTTTCTTTGCTAGACAGACCCAGAATTTAAGATTGTAAGTCATGTCAGTGTCTAGAAACTTGTGTGAAGCCAACCTGTGTAGAGCAGAAAGATATTACCAAGGCACCAGCAAACACTATGGACAATggtgtgcatatatataaatatatatatatgtagaagaATATAGGATTAGCTAAGTATCACCTTCTAAATGGGCACCAAGACCCTCCAAAACAGTAGGATTAGCACGCACAACTGAAAGCGCTACATCCAAAGCAGATTGCAACAATACTTTCACCTCTCTTTGAACAAGATCCACAAGATGGCCCTGTTAATGGTCATTCTACATCAGCATCTATAGCAAATATAATAGGAGcccagaaacaaaacaaaaactcacAGGACCTGATCCCTTCCCCAAGGAACAGCACCTCCAGACTCGTCGATCCCACCACCTGACAGTGTAGCTATAGACACAGGGCCTATGGTCTGATTAAGACCATATTCAGCTACTGCCTTGTACGCCATGTCAGTTGCTCGACGTATATCGTCAAGTGCACCAGTTGACACACGACCTGAATAAACCACTTCTTCAGCTGCACGCCCTCCAAGAAGAGTAACCAAGCGGCCTCGTAACTCGTCAATGAACAGCAAATATCTGTCTTCATGTGTTGGAGGCATATAAGTAAAGCCTAGTGCTCCTCCTGACCTTGGCAATATGCTTAACTTCTGATAACACAAGAACATTTAGCAATAAGTTTTATTAATGAGTAGAACACTTAGTAATTACTACATCATCTATGTCATGTGGACACCAATAAAAGGGTGAATACGGCAATAATTCATGGCATATTACCATAGGGAACGAGACGCCCTTTGGAGAGAAATTATTGACAGCAAATATGGGAGCTTGAGTGGAGGTTGGTGTTCTAACGCAGCAAGAGGGGCTTATGGCGTAGGTGTGTGGAAATTCATACGCAACGGTTGGGAAGTCTTTTTTGCTAATTGCAGATTGGTGGTGGGAAGGGGCAATCAAGTTAGCTTTTGGCACGACGCTTGGTGTGGCGAGATTGCTTTGAAGATCGCTTTTCCTTCCCTATACAGGATTGCATCTGATAAGGAGGCCACAGTTGCTGATAATTCTGACAGCTCCTCTACCTTCACGCATTGGTCAGTAAGATTCACCCGagcggcacaagattgggaattgGGAGACATTGCTGATTTTTACAGTGCGTTACAAGCGTCGAATCTACATGCTAATGGAGAAGATCATCTCATTTGGTCACCCACAGGAAACAAGCATTTCTCAGTATGTTCCTTTTAAAAGGTACTCTCGGCACACCCCTCCACTGcattcccttggaagagcatttggaggactAAGGCGCCTTTAAAAGTGGCATTCTTCGTATGGCTAGCGTCCCATGAGAGTATACTAACTATCGATAAACTGAGAAAACGTGGCCTCTACCTAACGGATTGGTGTTTTATGTGCAAACACAATAGTGAGACAGCGGATCATCTACTTCTTCATTGTGAAGCTGTCACGGCATTGTGGGATGACATATTTACAAGACTAGGCTTggcatgggtaatgcctagAAAGGTGGTTGAtcttttggcttgttggagaGGAATCCGGGGCAAGGGGCAGATTGCAGATATTTGGAAAATGGTGCCACTTtgcctaatgtggtgcacatggaccGAGAGGAACAATCGCTGTTTCGAGGATAAGGAGCGATCTCCGGAAGGCTTTAAGGATTTCTTTTACCATACTTTAGTCTTATCAtcctctattgtattgaatggcACTTCTTTTGCTGAACTTTACGCTGCTCTTCGCAGCTCTTAGCCTGTAGCAAAGCTCTTTGTATaccccctgtgtacttgggccttGGCCcttctttttctaatatatttcttcttacttatcaaaaaaaaaaaaattcatggcaTATTTTGGATTCTGACAACTCTatatttcttccaaaagattTCTAAAATTGTTATCTTCATTCGTACATTATTATTTAGAACCTACCTTATAAGTTTTGTAccgtaagaaaataataaaatacaaatattagcTTGtctaaaatgctttaaaaaaaaagggaaaaaagaaagaaggtccTCACAGGGAGAGAGACATATGCTTAAATGGGTAATTAaagagggaaaaggaaaaagtactTCCCATTGATAACAAGAGAAAACAAGGAAAAGTGCAAACTGAAAATATTCTAGTGAAAAACTCCTATTAATTACCTCGACACGCGGCTGTCCAGAAAGAAGATTTGCAACAGCAGTGCCCACTACTGCATGGCCAGCTTCATGCCGTGCAACTACAGCTTTCTCACTTCCTTGCAGCTTAGCAGTCTTCTTCTCTATGCCCTACAACAAGAAATTACATTTGTTTTCTCCATTAGTTAATCCAAGTAAAAGtctactcatcatccttacatatttttaaattgcaCCAAAAATTACGTTCTTTCAAGAAGGGGTAAAACCTCAAGTACCTAAATGCACAAAATGATGGAAATCAAGTGTGTAATTAAAAAACATCTCCCAAGCTAAATATCTCTATGAGGACATATACTCATTAGAAATGGCAGCATATTTTCACTTTTATATCCTATAAGTGCATTCAAGATAACATACAAACTTAGGAACTCCTTCGTTTATACCTCCTAGACAGCTAATGCAGACACAAGCAGATCCGCTAGAAACATTTGTTTTCTAATAAGGTTATATTTGGtattcaaaaggagaaagacAAGTAGATGCAGTTATCTCAAAGTAAAAAGCAAAGTGAGAAGGTATCAACCATAGAAaccagacaaaaaaaaaaaacactaatgtTGGGATCCGACTTGGAACTAGGAGGAGAGAAAAACAGTGAAAGCATAATTAGGGGAGTCTTTCTAGCAATAATTCAGTGAACCACGactaaaaaagaataatgtgATTGAAAAATAAGCCCACCAAGGAAAgaacaattctctctctctagcaGACAGTGGCACACAGACCTAGAGACTTACAGCTATTGATCTTTCCACTGCATGAATGAAATCAATTTTCTCCACAACAAGTTTCTTTTGTCTTCCAGCCAACAGAGCAGCTTCATTTACTAAGTTTGCAAGATCAGCCCTGAAAAACAATTGAAAACAATTATTCACTCAAAAAGATTTCTGCAATCAGGATTTTGGAAAGATGGAAGGTGCAGCTTCTAAATGAATTTGGAGAAAGGAGGGCAAGTACCCAGTGAAACCAGTAGTCATAAAGGCAATGTCACCAAGGTCAACATCGTCTGCAAGAGGAAGTTCTTTCTTGGAAACATGTACGTTTAAAATGGCTTCTCTTCCACGCCTATCAGGTGTTTCCACCTAAACAAAGATGAAGGAACCATTCGAGCATTATTACAGGATGCTGCTAAGGAGCACTTGCTTTGTCAGATTTCAACATTAAGAGTGATAAGATAACATGAATACAAACCATAACCACGCGATCAAATCTCCCTGGACGGCGAAGTGCAGGGTCTAAGACATCTGAGCGATTAGTTGCTCCAAGAACGATGACAGCAGAGTTGCTGTCAAACCCATCCATCTCCTGAAATGCATTTTAACACACATCAACATGACTAAGATAACATGATAAACAAGCTGAAAAACTATGTCCAAGAAAGCGTACAGTAAGCAGCTGATTCAAGGTCTGCTCTCGCTCATCATTGCTAACAATTCGATATTTTCCATCACGGCTTTTTGCAACAGCATCAATctgcataaaagaaatgatatgaCCAGAAATGTATTGGCACCTTCCGACATTGAACATAATTATACAAGAGAATAAGAGATTCCTAGATTCTAACCTCGTCAATAAAGATTATTGATGGTGCCTCCTTCTTTGCCCGTGCAAATAGATCTCTCACACGGGAGGCCCCCATGCCCACATACAACTCCACAAACTCACTGGCAGAACAGCTAATAAAGGGGACTTCGGCTTCTCCAGCCACAGCCTTTGCTAGAAGAGTCTTACCTGTCCCGGGAAGACCCACCTGTAAGATGAACAGTGTCACGTTTAcgaattatatataaaacttatgTCACAGGTAACAATGGAGGTTCAGCTAGACATCCTCCACCATACCTTACATAATCTACCAACACGGAATGGCATACAAGCAATGGAGGACAAGCAATCAAGAGTAAAACTAAGAAAAGTTTCAAGTCCAAAGTGATATCTGGCCAATAACTAACTTCTGGATAAAACTTACCAGGAGAACACCTCTAGGAGGACGGGCACCGAGTCGTATATACCTATCAGGATTCCGAAGAAACTCCTGGCAAATAAACATCagcacaaaaataaaataattttacaaatcccaagcaagaattttttttttttttaacggaaaaaaaaaataatgaatgagCAGGAAGCATTTATGACTCTCTACATATTTTCGCAACTTTTTTGTTGATAGAATAATAATATGAGCAGTCCCTAGCATACCACAATCTCTTCTAGCTCCTCTTTGGCCTCATCGACACCAGCAACATCAGCAAAGGTGATTATCTCACCTTGTTCAGATGCTTTTGCACCACCAGAACCCCCAGATTTCCGATTCCTAATCTGGCCAGCCGAACTCTGTAGACATGCAAATATTCATCAAAGACCATGTAGCATTAGTTTCAACTATCAAAGGTATAAGAAATGAAGCATGTGATTAGTACCTGAGAAAAGCTTACTGGAAACCGATGAAGAAGACCAGCAAGCACAGCAACATAAAACATAGCTATCTGCAGATCAAAGCCCAAAGCCAAGATATAAAACTTCAAGCTCACAATAAACAAACTACAACACAAAATGCAATACagaagagatttaaaaaaatatatatatcaggtCTGAATTCCGTAGTGTAGAATTGAATTtcctaataaaataataaagcacTTTGTTcaataaataagataattttcagtaggggtgtcaaatcatgttaacgGGTTGTGTTCGTATCGTATCagagcatgtatattatactatataggtcaaccctaacccgacccgttaagcttatcgtgtcaaaattgCAAACCCTAACACAACCCATTaccataacgggtcgtgtcatgtcaatccgttttgacccattagtgaatattacgaaataggttaacacgacacaatacgatctgtttcaaactgtttatgtaaattggTTGAATAGGTTAGAAATTAACCCGTTTAACCTagttaaatttagcataattttatataaatgttaaaatgacaatatctataaaatttataaaattaactataagtccaaaattacaatctaaacaataaaaatatcaaaattgaaattctaacaattttacttttaggtataaggatataattataactttaattttcttaatgtgttataacgggtcaaaacgggttgacccgttaagcaatcaaGTATTAACGGGTCAACatgttttgacccgaacccgttaAGGCTAAACCTTAACCCACTATTATCGTATTGTGTtcatgttgggttaacgggtcgtgtaacatattgtcaCCCCTAATTTTCAGATTATTTAAAGGTTCATGTATTATGTattctcaaaaattaatattctgtTAGGTAGAGCTTCTTTTTAACCCTTTTTGCTCTGAGCTGCATTTAACGTCTTATATTCCATTAAGTACAGAATCCTCATG is a window from the Carya illinoinensis cultivar Pawnee chromosome 14, C.illinoinensisPawnee_v1, whole genome shotgun sequence genome containing:
- the LOC122294274 gene encoding ATP-dependent zinc metalloprotease FTSH 9, chloroplastic-like, whose translation is MSSVESLSPIFHQNIHLNSYRKLYHCHGFRFVRGQSRVFHQNANPFIPSSLRFPPTNIYGQAIRASENTERFNLWGAFVSDCGFRKNRIGASSQDSDSAAGSSGKSEGEGNKNPPNSGSSTPNPRRQKQGKGNWWWSKGKKWQWQPIVQAQEIGVLLLQLGIVIFVMRLLRPGIPLPGSEPRTPTTFISVPYSEFLSKINSNQVLKVEVDGFHIMFKLKSEPGSQEIEVGGASSKLLESESLLRTVAPTKRIVYTTTRPSDIKAPYEKMLENAVEFGSPDKRSGGFLNSALIAMFYVAVLAGLLHRFPVSFSQSSAGQIRNRKSGGSGGAKASEQGEIITFADVAGVDEAKEELEEIVEFLRNPDRYIRLGARPPRGVLLVGLPGTGKTLLAKAVAGEAEVPFISCSASEFVELYVGMGASRVRDLFARAKKEAPSIIFIDEIDAVAKSRDGKYRIVSNDEREQTLNQLLTEMDGFDSNSAVIVLGATNRSDVLDPALRRPGRFDRVVMVETPDRRGREAILNVHVSKKELPLADDVDLGDIAFMTTGFTGADLANLVNEAALLAGRQKKLVVEKIDFIHAVERSIAGIEKKTAKLQGSEKAVVARHEAGHAVVGTAVANLLSGQPRVEKLSILPRSGGALGFTYMPPTHEDRYLLFIDELRGRLVTLLGGRAAEEVVYSGRVSTGALDDIRRATDMAYKAVAEYGLNQTIGPVSIATLSGGGIDESGGAVPWGRDQGHLVDLVQREVKVLLQSALDVALSVVRANPTVLEGLGAHLEEKEKVEGEELQEWLNLVVAPTELKGFIAGKQESLLSLQTGS